The proteins below come from a single Aspergillus oryzae RIB40 DNA, chromosome 5 genomic window:
- a CDS encoding uncharacterized protein (mitochondrial phosphate carrier protein): MSVTTAAPVEAKTEPQKLSGLNLYSRFAFAGAVCCSVTHGGLTPVDVVKTRIQLDPVTYNRGLIGGFRQVIQNEGAGALLTGAGPTFAGYFLQGALKFGGYEFFKQQSINTIGYENARNNRIAVYCVSSAFAEFFADIALCPLEATRIRLVSEPTFASGLVSGFGRIARQEGLAGFYSGFGPILFKQVPYTMSKFVVYEKVAEFAYANFFDKEKTSDGMQTAINLGSGLIAGFAAAIVSQPADTMLSKINKTKGLPGEGTTSRLIKIAKELGFRGSFSGIGARLVMVGALTAGQFAIYGDLKKAMGAVGGVEIAK; encoded by the exons ATGAGCGTTACCACAGCCGCGCCCGTGGAGGCCAAAACCGAGCCCCAGAAGCTAAGCGGCTTGAACCTGTATTCGCGATTCGCATTCGCCGGAGCCGTCTGCTGTTCCGTCACCCACGGAGGTCTCACCCCCGTCGATGT CGTCAAAACCCGTATCCAGCTCGACCCTGTCACCTACAACCGCGGCCTCATCGGTGGCTTCCGCCAGGTCATCCAGAATGAAGGCGCCGGCGCCCTTCTAACCGGTGCCGGTCCTACATTCGCCGGGTACTTCCTACAGGGTGCGCTGAAGTTCGGTGGTTATGAGTTCTTCAAACAGCAGTCGATCAACACTATCGGCTATGAAAATGCCAGAAACAACCGTATCGCCGTCTACTGTGTTTCGTCGGCTTTTGCGGAGTTCTTCGCTGATATTGCGCTCTGTCCGCTTGAGGCGACCCGTATTCGTTTGGTGTCGGAGCCGACCTTTGCTAGTGGCCTTGTTTCTGGGTTCGGGAGGATTGCTCGTCAGGAGGGTCTTGCTGGGTTTTATTCTGGCTTTGGGCCTATTCTGTTCAAGCA GGTCCCGTATACCATGTCCAAGTTCGTTGTCTACGAAAAGGTCGCCGAGTTCGCCTACGCCAACTTCTTCGATAAGGAGAAGACTAGCGACGGCATGCAGACCGCCATCAATCTTGGTTCCGGTCTGATTGCCGGTTTCGCCGCCGCCATTGTCTCTCAGCCCGCCGATACTATGCTttccaagatcaacaagaccAAGGGTCTCCCCGGCGAGGGCACGACTAGTAGATTAATCAAGATCGCTAAGGAGCTGGGTTTCCGTGGTTCTTTCAGCGGTATTGGTGCTCGTCTGGTCATGGTTGGTGCTTTGACTGCCGGACAGTTTGCCATCTACG GTGACCTCAAGAAGGCTATGGGCGCT GTTGGAGGTGTCGAGATCGCGAAATAG
- the treA gene encoding alpha,alpha-trehalase treA (acid trehalase) has product MKLRNLAPWALLLTAVHGLPSQGTQNKHNPRVAKILKRHEGSSQKAKDSNNVYETKFDGVTWDEENWLLKTTTLDQGHYQSRGSVANGYLGINVASVGPFFELDEEVDGDVINGWPLYSRRQSFATIAGFFDSQPTTNGTNFPWLSQYGWDTAISGVPHWSGLILDLGDDVYLDSTVDDSTITDFQSTYDFKAGVLSWSYTWSPADKGSFEITYRLFANKLNITQAVVDMEIIPSVDANATVANVIDGYSAVRTDFVESGQDDGALFSAVRPWGISNVTAYIYTNLTGSANVDLSSRTLVTGKPYVNTNESSVAQTVNVKFTAKEPVRITKFVGGASTDAFADPKQTAKEAASAALAAGYKNSLESHASEWANIMHENSVDRFTDPTTGKLPEDQHVIDSAVIAVTNIYYLLQNTVSQNAIAAVSNATVNETSFSVGGLTSDSYGGQVFWDADVWMQPGLVASHPEAAQGVTNYRVAKYQQAKENVKTAFTSSKNQTRFDPSAAIYPWTSGRAGNCTATGACFDYQYHLNGDIGLSMIYQWVASGDTEYFQEKHFPIYDSVATLYSNLVERNGSSWTLTNMTDPDEYANHVDAGGFTMPLIAQTLENANTFRQQFNLEPNDTWTEISENVLLLRQNNVTLEYTSMNGTAVVKQADVVLVTYPLAYESNYTAEMALSDLDYQSADGPAMTWAIFSIVASDVSPSGCSAWTYHQYSYDPYTRGPFFQLSEQMLDNASINGGTHPAYPFLTGHGGANQVVLFGYLGLRLLPEEGIYITPNLPPQIPYVKYRTFYWRGWPIAAESNYTHTTIRRDTKTAPLSTADERFRNATIPVHVGSDEAETHTLQPTGSPLIIENRQIGTIPTMQGNQIQCQPITSPDEYKAGQFPISANDGATSTKWQPASSNLSSITVTLSDTQLANAVSGFHFDWASAPPVNASVIFHEEVIDNPASVFAFGTQDQAQDEGDEKYRVVLTLTGIEPSTIYTAEEENQVRIPVGNTTTTQLKETVKASKYATLLIAGNQALSGEQEDAGATVAEWVILSQEGGQSQSAATAQRRGMNVRDRALLERLRR; this is encoded by the exons ATGAAACTCAGG AATCTCGCGCCCTGGGCGCTGCTCTTAACAGCAGTCCATGGTCTTCCAAGCCAGGGGACTCAAAACAAACATAATCCCCGTGTCGCTAAGATCTTAAAGCGACACGAAGGCTCTagccagaaggccaaggattCAAACAACGTGTATGAGACTAAATTCGACGGCGTAACTTGGGATGAGGAGAATTGGCTCCTCAAGACAACTACCTTAGACCAGGGCCATTATCAGTCGCGCGGCTCTGTAGCAAATGGTTACCTGGGTATCAATGTCGCCAGTGTTGGCCCCTTCTTTGAGCTCGACGAAGAAGTAGACGGCGATGTCATCAACGGCTGGCCTCTCTATTCACGGCGACAGTCGTTCGCAACCATCGCtggtttctttgactctcaaccaaccacaaaCGGTACCAACTTCCCCTGGTTGTCTCAGTACGGATGGGACACGGCGATCAGTGGTGTTCCTCACTGGAGTGGACTGATCCTCGACTTGGGCGATGATGTCTATTTGGACTCCACTGTGGATGACAGCACCATTACCGATTTTCAATCCACATACGATTTCAAAGCTGGTGTCTTATCATGGTCGTATACCTGGTCTCCTGCGGACAAAGGCTCCTTCGAGATCACCTATCGACTGTTCGCCAACAAGTTGAACATCACGCAAGCCGTGGTGGATATGGAGATCATTCCGTCAGTCGATGCCAATGCGACCGTGGCGAATGTGATCGACGGGTACTCAGCGGTACGAACCGACTTTGTGGAATCGGGTCAAGATGACGGTGCCCTCTTTTCGGCTGTGCGGCCCTGGGGAATCTCCAACGTCACTGCATATATCTATACGAACCTGACCGGATCGGCCAACGTCGACCTGTCGTCCCGCACTCTCGTGACCGGAAAGCCCTACGTGAACACCAACGAGTCATCTGTCGCGCAGACTGTAAATGTCAAATTTACGGCGAAGGAACCCGTCCGCATCACCAAGTTCGTCGGCGGAGCCTCGACCGATGCTTTCGCAGACCCCAAACAGACAGCCAAGGAAGCTGCTTCTGCGGCACTGGCAGCGGGCTACAAGAACTCTCTGGAGTCGCACGCCTCCGAGTGGGCTAATATTATGCACGAGAACTCGGTCGACCGCTTCACCGACCCGACCACCGGAAAGCTCCCTGAAGACCAACATGTTATTGATTCGGCCGTCATCGCCGTCACCAACATTTACTATCTGCTGCAGAACACTGTGAGCCAGAACGCCATCGCAGCCGTCTCTAACGCCACTGTTAACGAGACTAGCTTCTCCGTCGGCGGACTTACATCCGATTCCTATGGTGGCCAAGTCTTCTGGGACGCTGACGTCTGGATGCAACCAGGTCTTGTCGCGTCGCATCCCGAAGCTGCGCAGGGTGTGACCAACTACCGAGTTGCCAAATATCAACAGGCGAAGGAGAACGTTAAGACGGCGTTTACCAGCTCTAAGAACCAGACTCGGTTTGACCCCTCGGCAGCAATCTATCCTTGGACCAGCGGCCGTGCCGGAAACTGCACAGCGACTGGCGCCTGCTTTGACTACCAGTATCATCTGAACGGTGATATTGGTCTTTCTATGATCTATCAATGGGTCGCTAGCGGTGATACGGAGTATTTCCAAGAGAAGCATTTCCCTATCTATGACTCGGTGGCTACGCTGTATTCCAACCTTGTTGAGCGTAATGGATCTAGCTGGACCTTGACGAACATGACTGACCCG GACGAGTATGCAAACCACGTTGATGCAGGTGGCTTCACAATGCCCCTCATTGCTCAGACTCTGGAGAATGCCAACACGTTCCGCCAGCAATTTAACCTCGAACCCAACGACACTTGGACCGAGATCTCAGAGAACGTGCTTCTGCTGCGCCAGAACAACGTAACCCTCGAGTACACTTCCATGAATGGTACGGCCGTGGTCAAACAGGCGGATGTCGTCCTAGTCACCTACCCACTGGCCTACGAGAGCAACTACACAGCCGAAATGGCTCTTTCCGACCTCGACTAC CAATCCGCCGACGGCCCCGCAATGACCTgggccatcttctccatcgtAGCGAGCGACGTCTCCCCATCCGGCTGTTCAGCCTGGACCTACCACCAATACTCCTACGATCCCTACACCAGAGGTCCCTTCTTCCAGCTGTCTGAACAAATGCTCGACAACGCCAGCATCAACGGCGGCACCCACCCCGCCTACCCATTCCTCACGGGCCACGGCGGCGCCAACCAAGTCGTGCTATTCGGATACCTCGGCCTGCGTCTCCTCCCCGAAGAAGGAATCTACATCACCCCCAACCTACCCCCACAAATCCCCTACGTCAAATACCGAACCTTCTACTGGCGCGGCTGGCCCATCGCCGCCGAATCCAACTACACCCACACCACCATCCGCCGCGACACAAAGACCGCCCCCCTCTCCACCGCCGACGAACGCTTCCGAAACGCCACAATCCCCGTGCACGTCGGCAGCGACGAAGCGGAAACCCACACCCTCCAACCAACCGGAAGTCCCCTGATCATTGAGAACCGGCAAATCGGCACAATTCCCACCATGCAAGGAAACCAGATCCAATGTCAGCCTATCACGTCTCCGGATGAGTACAAGGCAGGCCAGTTCCCCATCTCTGCTAATGACGGTGCGACGTCTACGAAGTGGCAGCCTGCTTCGTCGAATCTCTCTTCTATTACTGTTACCTTGTCGGATACGCAGTTGGCGAATGCCGTGTCCGGGTTCCATTTCGATTGGGCTTCTGCGCCGCCGGTTAATGCGTCGGTCATTTTCCATGAGGAGGTTATTGACAATCCGGCTTCTGTGTTTGCGTTTGGGACTCAGGACCAGGCTCAAGATGAAGGGGATGAGAAGTATAGAGTTGTTCTCACTTTGACGGGTATTGAGCCCTCGACGATATACACGGCGGAAGAGGAGAACCAGGTTCGCATTCCGGTTGGAAATACGACTACTACGCAGCTTAAGGAGACTGTGAAGGCGTCGAAGTATGCGACTTTGTTGATTGCTGGGAACCAGGCTCTTAGTGGCGAGCAAGAGGATGCAGGTGCCACGGTGGCAGAGTGGGTGATACTGAGCCAGGAAGGTGGACAGTCTCAGTCGGCGGCTACTGCGCAGAGGAGGGGTATGAATGTTAGGGATAGGGCTTTGTTGGAGAGACTTCGGAGGTAG